A region from the Methylovorus glucosotrophus genome encodes:
- a CDS encoding cupin domain-containing protein, whose translation MSKIIVEHNPSKDHLATLGVTKWPTWKKEVSVFPWVFPEQEVAYLLEGECIATLENGDTVKFGKGDLVTFPAGLKIQWEVKQPLYKHYKLDGNALTQVFRRILLKIKG comes from the coding sequence ATGAGCAAGATCATCGTTGAACACAATCCATCCAAAGACCATCTGGCCACGCTGGGCGTCACCAAATGGCCTACCTGGAAAAAAGAAGTCTCCGTATTTCCATGGGTATTCCCCGAGCAAGAGGTTGCCTACCTGCTGGAAGGCGAATGCATCGCCACGCTGGAAAATGGTGACACCGTCAAATTCGGCAAAGGCGATCTCGTCACCTTCCCTGCCGGCCTGAAAATTCAGTGGGAAGTAAAACAGCCTCTCTACAAACACTACAAGCTTGATGGCAACGCCCTGACCCAGGTCTTCAGGAGAATCCTGCTCAAAATCAAAGGCTAA
- a CDS encoding sensor domain-containing protein translates to MKLFSRKLRYAAIRIPLIYCVFAVLWIMASDQILALLLPEAASITHFQTLKGLLFILLTAALLYHLIHRQQLLASRYNSLTVHANDSILLFDHQGKLVDANDRALRMYGYTRDQMQHIHARQLLPDAASDWRSSFLAEAQHNGIIFESEHKHADGSTFSVEVSACLLKIGGSDYIQAIVRDITERLRVVEKLRESEQLLAHMSAIAHIGGWEFDVETGIGSWTREVAHIHGVEFKDNISAEFGLGFYEAECRVKIEAAIQQAIEHGKPYDLELELVTARGIRKWVRTVCTPHIIDGRVLKLQGSFQDISDRKVAEDKMRLATLVFENSSEAIMVVDAESQILSVNPAFTEMTGYTAQEVVGKTPKILASGKQDRKFYEEMWHLLDSNGKWQGEVWNRRKNGESYAEWLTIDTIYNEHGEVIRRVALFSDITKNKQNQEVIWRQANFDQLTGLPNRRMLHDRLNQEILKADRNHQMLAVLFLDLDRFKEVNDTYGHLMGDQLLQESAHRLLHSVRECDTVARLGGDEFVVILSGLQDKDVVQDIAQSILKKFDTPFQLDNDLTHVSVSIGITIYPEDGNAGEVLFKNADQAMYVAKNNGRNRYSYFTASMQAHAQNRMRLSNDLHLALPGQQFELYYQPIVELATGQVHKAEALLRWQHPTRGMIPPDNFIPLAEETGLIVDIGNWVFYEAARQVKRLQSLHHASFQISINKSPVQFHNETHGHEAWISFLLMNDLPRQSIVVEITEGLLMHTDESISAQLLGFRDAGVQVALDDFGTGYSSLSYLKKFDIDYLKIDRIFVRNLSRNSSDMALCEAIVMMAHKLDIKVIAEGIETEEQRELLQQIGCDFGQGYLFSPPLPAPAFEAYLRP, encoded by the coding sequence ATGAAACTCTTTAGCCGAAAACTACGCTATGCAGCCATTCGCATCCCGCTGATCTATTGCGTATTTGCGGTACTGTGGATCATGGCGTCGGATCAGATACTGGCATTACTCCTCCCCGAAGCCGCCAGCATTACCCATTTTCAAACCCTCAAGGGCTTGCTGTTCATTCTGCTCACAGCCGCCCTGCTCTATCATCTGATTCACCGCCAGCAATTGCTGGCATCGCGTTATAACAGTCTGACGGTGCATGCTAATGACAGCATTCTGCTGTTCGACCATCAGGGCAAACTGGTGGATGCCAATGACCGTGCCTTGCGCATGTATGGCTACACGCGCGATCAGATGCAGCACATCCACGCCCGCCAGCTGTTGCCGGATGCCGCCAGCGATTGGCGCAGCTCCTTTCTGGCAGAGGCGCAGCATAACGGCATTATTTTTGAATCCGAGCACAAGCATGCGGATGGCAGCACTTTTTCGGTAGAGGTCAGCGCCTGTCTGCTGAAAATTGGCGGTAGCGATTATATTCAGGCCATTGTCCGGGATATTACCGAGCGCCTGCGTGTTGTCGAAAAACTGCGTGAGAGTGAGCAGCTTCTCGCCCATATGTCGGCCATTGCTCATATCGGTGGCTGGGAATTTGATGTGGAAACCGGTATTGGAAGCTGGACGCGGGAAGTCGCGCATATTCATGGAGTGGAGTTCAAGGACAACATTTCTGCCGAATTCGGCCTTGGATTTTATGAAGCAGAATGCCGCGTGAAAATTGAAGCCGCCATTCAGCAAGCTATTGAACATGGCAAGCCTTACGACCTGGAGCTGGAACTGGTCACCGCCCGTGGCATCCGAAAATGGGTGCGCACCGTCTGTACGCCGCACATCATTGATGGCCGCGTGCTGAAGCTGCAAGGCTCGTTTCAGGATATCAGCGATCGCAAGGTGGCCGAAGATAAAATGCGGCTTGCCACGCTGGTGTTTGAAAATAGTAGCGAGGCCATCATGGTGGTGGATGCGGAGAGCCAGATTTTGTCGGTGAACCCCGCATTCACGGAAATGACCGGTTACACCGCGCAGGAAGTGGTGGGCAAAACGCCTAAAATCCTCGCCTCTGGCAAGCAGGACCGCAAATTCTACGAAGAAATGTGGCATTTGCTGGATAGCAATGGCAAATGGCAAGGCGAGGTGTGGAACCGCCGCAAGAATGGGGAAAGTTACGCTGAGTGGCTGACCATCGATACCATTTACAATGAACACGGAGAAGTCATCCGCCGGGTGGCTTTATTCTCGGACATCACCAAGAACAAGCAGAATCAGGAAGTCATCTGGCGGCAGGCCAATTTTGACCAGCTCACCGGCCTGCCTAACCGCCGTATGCTGCATGACAGACTGAATCAGGAAATCCTGAAAGCGGACCGCAACCATCAGATGCTGGCGGTATTGTTCCTGGATCTGGACCGCTTCAAGGAAGTCAACGATACCTACGGTCACCTGATGGGTGACCAACTGCTGCAGGAATCTGCACATCGCCTACTGCATTCCGTGCGCGAGTGCGATACGGTGGCGCGCCTGGGTGGGGATGAATTTGTGGTGATTTTGTCTGGCCTGCAAGATAAGGATGTGGTGCAGGATATTGCCCAGTCCATCCTGAAAAAATTCGACACCCCTTTTCAGCTCGACAATGACCTCACCCATGTCTCTGTCAGCATCGGGATTACCATTTATCCGGAGGATGGCAACGCGGGGGAAGTGCTGTTCAAGAATGCGGACCAGGCCATGTACGTCGCCAAAAACAATGGCCGCAATCGCTATTCCTATTTCACCGCGTCCATGCAGGCCCATGCCCAGAACCGCATGCGGCTCAGCAACGACTTGCATCTCGCGCTGCCGGGGCAGCAATTCGAGTTGTATTACCAGCCGATTGTGGAGCTCGCCACTGGTCAGGTACACAAGGCCGAAGCGCTCTTGCGCTGGCAGCACCCAACCCGCGGCATGATTCCTCCTGACAATTTCATTCCATTGGCAGAAGAGACCGGGCTTATCGTAGATATTGGCAACTGGGTATTTTACGAAGCAGCCCGTCAGGTCAAACGCCTGCAGTCGCTGCATCACGCCAGTTTCCAGATCAGCATCAACAAATCTCCCGTGCAATTTCATAACGAGACGCACGGGCATGAGGCATGGATTTCGTTTTTGCTGATGAATGATCTGCCCCGTCAGAGCATCGTGGTGGAAATTACCGAAGGTCTGCTGATGCATACCGACGAAAGTATTTCCGCCCAGCTGCTGGGGTTCCGCGATGCGGGCGTGCAGGTGGCGCTGGATGACTTCGGGACAGGCTATTCATCCCTCTCATACCTCAAGAAATTCGACATCGACTACCTGAAGATAGACCGCATTTTTGTACGCAACCTCAGCCGCAACTCCAGTGATATGGCCTTGTGCGAGGCCATTGTCATGATGGCGCACAAGCTGGATATCAAGGTGATTGCCGAGGGTATCGAAACAGAAGAGCAGCGCGAACTATTGCAACAGATCGGCTGCGATTTTGGTCAGGGCTACCTCTTCTCGCCGCCCTTGCCCGCGCCAGCCTTTGAAGCCTACCTTCGTCCCTGA
- a CDS encoding putative bifunctional diguanylate cyclase/phosphodiesterase gives MLYASSTRSFVFAAIVASLLVYVQLDVVPLAVCLAWMTFFLIVYGLRKALVWVYKRTPVHAYPPGFWLNWFRALSGLCGIAWGLSGIFLFYPHDTAHQAFLTLALAGVCGGAVMAYATDKPTAYAFAGGLILLGLPRFFWGGNHFSMLMAVNLLLFILYVTIASFKLANRLRENIVLRIMAHESQEAINAMAQRQKLHIDHTPLAVIEWDLNFRVTSWNAAAEHIFGYPPSEALGRHMSFIVPPDGQMMAQDIMSKLAHEAGGQHWQHDNVRRDGRVIHCEWFNTAIKNDQNRIIGFASLIQDETAYKKAQDEIERLAYFDALTNLPNRRLLMERLSQALNNSRSSHRIGGLMFIDLDNFKTLNDSRGHAFGDLLLKEVAARLLRAVRNHDTVARIGGDEFVLLLEDIGRDEGAAIQTASQIAEKILADISLPFDLGNYKHQCSASIGICMFYRQGMHVEEVLKRADAAMYETKRAGRNNYRFFDESMLPVIDSRASLKNDLRFALSLGQFELYYQPQVDGELRTTGAEVLLRWHHPERGMVPPGEFIPLAEESGMIIPIGNWVLQQACMQLGKWSHHAKTSQLRLSVNVSAMQFGQADFVEQVRHALLESGCNEKLLVLELTESLVIQNIDDIVSKMQALKSIGVSLSMDDFGLGYSSLSLLLRLPLDSLKIDQSFVREIQDNAPKNDSAVIVQTIVAMGKNLGLDVIAEGIEEPYQQAFLEQVGCHAYQGYLYGRPSELSVFEHTL, from the coding sequence ATGCTCTACGCCAGTAGCACGCGGTCGTTTGTGTTTGCGGCGATTGTGGCAAGTTTGCTGGTGTACGTGCAGTTGGATGTAGTTCCACTGGCGGTATGCCTGGCCTGGATGACATTTTTTCTGATTGTCTATGGCTTGCGCAAGGCGCTGGTCTGGGTATACAAGCGCACGCCTGTGCATGCTTATCCTCCAGGGTTCTGGCTTAACTGGTTCCGCGCCTTGTCGGGGTTGTGCGGTATTGCCTGGGGCCTGTCTGGCATTTTCCTTTTTTATCCTCACGATACAGCGCATCAGGCTTTTCTGACGCTGGCACTGGCAGGGGTGTGTGGCGGCGCCGTCATGGCGTATGCCACCGATAAGCCTACCGCCTATGCTTTTGCGGGTGGTTTGATACTGCTGGGCTTGCCTCGGTTTTTCTGGGGCGGCAATCACTTCTCCATGCTGATGGCCGTCAATCTGCTGCTGTTTATCTTATATGTCACCATTGCCAGCTTTAAATTAGCCAATCGGCTACGTGAAAACATCGTGTTGCGCATCATGGCGCACGAGAGCCAGGAGGCCATCAATGCGATGGCTCAGCGCCAGAAGCTGCATATCGACCATACCCCGCTTGCCGTGATTGAGTGGGATCTGAATTTCAGGGTCACCTCCTGGAATGCCGCTGCCGAGCATATCTTCGGCTATCCGCCGTCGGAGGCGTTGGGGCGGCACATGAGCTTTATTGTGCCCCCCGACGGACAGATGATGGCGCAGGACATCATGAGCAAGCTGGCGCATGAGGCCGGCGGTCAGCATTGGCAGCATGACAATGTGCGGCGTGATGGCCGGGTGATTCATTGCGAATGGTTCAATACCGCGATCAAGAATGACCAGAACCGCATTATCGGGTTTGCCTCGCTGATTCAGGATGAAACGGCTTACAAGAAGGCGCAGGATGAGATTGAGCGCCTGGCGTATTTTGATGCCTTGACCAATCTGCCCAATCGCCGGCTATTGATGGAGCGGCTCTCGCAGGCGCTTAACAATAGTCGAAGCTCCCATCGCATTGGCGGCCTGATGTTTATTGATTTGGATAACTTCAAGACCCTGAACGACAGCCGCGGCCATGCGTTTGGTGATTTGCTGCTGAAAGAGGTAGCGGCGCGTTTGCTGCGTGCCGTGAGAAATCACGACACGGTGGCGCGCATTGGCGGGGATGAGTTTGTCTTGTTGCTGGAAGACATTGGCCGCGATGAAGGCGCCGCCATCCAGACCGCCAGCCAGATTGCCGAAAAGATTCTTGCCGATATCAGCCTGCCGTTTGACTTGGGGAATTACAAGCATCAATGCTCTGCCAGCATTGGCATTTGCATGTTTTATCGTCAGGGCATGCACGTGGAAGAGGTGCTCAAGCGCGCCGATGCCGCCATGTATGAGACCAAAAGGGCGGGCCGCAACAACTATCGCTTTTTTGATGAGAGCATGCTGCCGGTGATTGATTCACGGGCCAGCCTCAAAAATGACCTGCGTTTTGCCCTGTCGCTGGGCCAGTTTGAGCTTTATTACCAGCCTCAAGTGGATGGCGAATTGCGGACAACGGGCGCGGAGGTGTTACTGCGCTGGCACCACCCCGAACGTGGCATGGTGCCGCCCGGGGAGTTTATTCCGCTGGCAGAGGAGTCCGGCATGATTATTCCTATTGGCAACTGGGTGCTGCAGCAAGCCTGCATGCAGTTGGGCAAGTGGAGCCACCATGCCAAGACCAGCCAGCTGCGACTGTCCGTCAATGTCAGCGCGATGCAGTTCGGGCAGGCAGATTTTGTCGAGCAAGTGCGCCATGCCTTGCTGGAAAGCGGCTGCAATGAAAAATTGCTGGTGCTGGAGCTGACGGAAAGTCTGGTGATTCAGAATATTGATGACATTGTCAGCAAGATGCAGGCACTCAAAAGTATCGGCGTTTCGCTTTCCATGGATGACTTTGGGCTAGGCTACTCTTCGCTTTCACTATTGCTGCGCTTGCCGCTGGACTCGCTGAAGATAGACCAGAGCTTTGTGCGCGAGATCCAGGACAATGCGCCCAAAAACGACAGCGCCGTGATTGTGCAAACCATCGTCGCCATGGGTAAAAACCTGGGGCTGGATGTGATTGCAGAGGGCATAGAGGAGCCGTATCAGCAGGCGTTTCTTGAGCAGGTGGGCTGCCATGCCTATCAGGGGTATCTGTATGGCAGACCCAGTGAGTTATCGGTATTTGAGCACACACTTTAA
- a CDS encoding YdiL family protein yields MNGTTLQALRLSLGYTPQEAAYMVAAVPLATWKNWESNAQPIPDEIENTLRKLVSYKRQLIEEARGQLLHICNVQGMPESLTLTYYGTETDWLTQQDATAVQWKPHCMAMAALAEEFPVIELVLFDNNAYQSWLDGRLDSQLMRDQWASVVTR; encoded by the coding sequence ATGAACGGAACCACCCTACAAGCACTCCGCCTCTCACTAGGCTACACCCCGCAAGAAGCCGCCTACATGGTCGCCGCCGTCCCCCTCGCCACATGGAAAAACTGGGAAAGCAACGCCCAGCCTATCCCCGACGAAATAGAAAATACCCTGCGCAAGCTCGTCAGCTACAAACGCCAGCTGATTGAAGAAGCCCGTGGCCAACTTCTGCACATCTGCAACGTGCAAGGCATGCCCGAGTCACTCACCCTAACCTACTACGGCACCGAAACCGACTGGCTCACACAACAAGACGCCACCGCCGTGCAATGGAAACCCCACTGCATGGCCATGGCCGCCCTGGCGGAAGAGTTTCCCGTGATTGAGTTAGTGCTGTTTGACAACAACGCCTACCAAAGCTGGCTAGATGGCCGCCTGGATAGCCAATTGATGCGAGATCAGTGGGCGTCGGTGGTGACGCGATGA
- a CDS encoding methyl-accepting chemotaxis protein, which translates to MLSKLQNFRVGTRLSIGFVVIMTLMIGSSVFAVLQVNDVSRTWEGFESITLQKRDAIDTASKGLADGIHYFKNYILRGGEYAGKFAQSMANIEKGMESYKRLGAMSDEESLLLEKISKGVADYKAAQAQVMQLKLAGTDIVTLDKSVKGADKPVNAALAELLELNHRNTSIASAHMKATVSAAIKWVVILSVIILIMGFLIAWILTHSITKPLNKALQMAKKISHGQLEETSIPVHRDETGQLLIEMQSMARTINTFISDVQQMSFAHKAGDIDVHVAAEKFQGAYQAMVAGVNNMVADHIDLNRRALKVVLEFGEGNFNAPLELFPGKQAFINDTIEQVRNNLKHLIVDVDTLAKAAQEGNLSVRVDAAKHQGDFKRIVDGFNHTLDAVIGPLNLAAQYIDDLSKGSIPKKIDQSFHGDFERLKLNINQCIDAINGLVEDASLLAASAAEGNLAIRADAQKHFGEYRKIVDGVNATLDGVIGPLNIAASYISQISQGSIPKSINEEFKGDFNIIKSNLNTCILAINRLIQDTKVLVDAAEDGRIYVRADTRQHEGDFKKIVEGINQTLQLIADPIVVVKLAAETINQGASEISNGNNDLSQRTEEQASSLEETASSMEELASTVKQNADNARHANELANEASSIAVKGGEAMSEVINTMSDINSSAHQIEEIISVINGISFQTNILALNAAVEAARAGENGRGFAVVAEEVRNLAQRSSTAAKEIKELITASVSKTIDGTRQVEAAGKTIDETVTAFKRVAQIIAEIAAASAEQSSGINQVNNAITLMDQVTQQNAALVEEAAAAAESLMEQADNLVGAVLKFKTDPAQSSNVRQLSFTAG; encoded by the coding sequence ATGCTCTCCAAACTACAGAATTTTCGTGTGGGTACCAGGCTATCCATAGGCTTCGTCGTCATCATGACATTAATGATTGGCAGCTCAGTGTTCGCCGTTTTGCAGGTGAATGATGTAAGCCGAACATGGGAAGGTTTTGAGTCCATAACCTTGCAAAAGCGCGATGCCATCGACACCGCCTCTAAAGGCCTCGCAGATGGGATACATTATTTTAAAAATTACATTCTGCGCGGCGGGGAATACGCGGGTAAATTTGCGCAGAGCATGGCGAATATTGAAAAAGGCATGGAAAGCTATAAGCGCCTGGGTGCGATGTCAGACGAAGAGTCTCTCTTGCTGGAAAAAATCTCAAAGGGTGTGGCCGATTACAAGGCGGCACAGGCGCAGGTCATGCAGCTGAAGCTTGCGGGGACGGATATTGTTACGCTGGATAAATCCGTCAAAGGTGCTGACAAACCCGTGAATGCTGCGCTCGCGGAGCTGCTGGAGCTTAATCATCGTAATACTTCGATTGCTTCAGCCCATATGAAAGCGACGGTAAGTGCCGCCATCAAGTGGGTGGTCATATTGTCGGTGATTATATTAATCATGGGGTTCTTGATCGCCTGGATACTGACCCATTCCATTACCAAGCCATTAAACAAAGCTCTGCAAATGGCAAAAAAAATTTCGCATGGCCAATTGGAAGAAACTTCCATTCCGGTACATCGCGATGAAACGGGTCAGCTGCTGATCGAGATGCAATCCATGGCCAGAACAATTAACACGTTTATCTCGGATGTTCAGCAAATGTCTTTTGCGCACAAGGCTGGCGACATTGATGTGCATGTCGCGGCGGAAAAGTTTCAAGGTGCTTACCAGGCCATGGTCGCAGGGGTGAACAATATGGTCGCCGATCATATTGACCTCAATCGTCGGGCACTCAAGGTGGTGCTGGAGTTTGGCGAGGGAAATTTCAACGCGCCATTAGAGCTCTTCCCCGGGAAGCAAGCCTTTATAAACGACACAATTGAGCAGGTGCGCAATAACCTCAAACACCTGATTGTCGACGTTGATACCCTGGCAAAAGCCGCTCAGGAAGGTAACCTTTCTGTACGCGTGGATGCCGCGAAGCATCAGGGAGATTTCAAGCGGATTGTGGATGGGTTCAACCATACACTGGATGCCGTGATCGGGCCTTTGAATCTGGCCGCCCAATATATCGACGATCTATCCAAGGGAAGTATTCCCAAGAAGATTGATCAATCATTCCATGGAGATTTCGAGCGCCTGAAGCTCAATATCAACCAGTGCATAGATGCCATCAATGGCCTGGTTGAAGATGCGTCATTACTGGCGGCTAGTGCTGCAGAAGGTAATTTGGCGATTAGAGCCGATGCTCAGAAACACTTTGGCGAATATAGAAAAATTGTCGATGGCGTTAACGCCACTCTGGACGGGGTGATCGGCCCATTGAATATTGCCGCCTCCTACATCAGCCAGATATCACAAGGCTCAATACCCAAGTCGATTAATGAGGAATTCAAAGGCGATTTCAACATCATTAAATCCAATTTGAATACCTGTATTCTCGCCATTAATCGCCTTATTCAGGACACCAAAGTATTGGTCGATGCCGCTGAGGATGGCCGCATTTATGTGAGGGCGGATACTCGCCAGCATGAAGGGGATTTCAAGAAAATTGTGGAGGGAATTAACCAAACCCTGCAATTAATTGCGGACCCGATAGTTGTCGTGAAGCTGGCTGCCGAAACCATCAATCAAGGCGCCAGCGAAATATCCAACGGAAACAATGACCTCTCTCAACGCACGGAAGAGCAGGCCAGCTCCCTGGAAGAAACCGCCAGCAGCATGGAAGAGCTGGCCTCTACGGTAAAGCAGAATGCCGACAACGCAAGACATGCCAACGAACTTGCCAATGAAGCCTCCAGTATCGCGGTCAAGGGCGGCGAGGCCATGAGCGAAGTGATTAACACCATGAGCGACATTAACTCCAGCGCGCACCAGATTGAAGAAATTATCAGTGTCATTAATGGCATTTCATTTCAAACCAATATCCTCGCATTGAATGCAGCGGTGGAAGCGGCACGAGCCGGGGAAAATGGCCGAGGCTTTGCCGTCGTCGCAGAAGAAGTTCGTAACCTGGCACAACGTTCATCTACCGCCGCAAAAGAAATTAAAGAGCTTATAACGGCCTCGGTTTCGAAAACGATTGATGGGACAAGGCAAGTGGAAGCCGCGGGAAAGACGATAGATGAAACAGTGACTGCGTTTAAACGCGTGGCACAGATTATTGCCGAAATTGCAGCGGCATCGGCTGAGCAGAGCTCCGGTATCAATCAAGTCAATAACGCGATCACATTGATGGATCAGGTCACGCAGCAAAATGCCGCGTTAGTTGAAGAAGCTGCCGCCGCCGCCGAATCCTTAATGGAGCAAGCGGATAATCTGGTTGGCGCCGTCTTGAAATTCAAGACTGACCCAGCTCAGTCTTCCAATGTGCGTCAATTGAGTTTCACTGCGGGATAA
- a CDS encoding OmpP1/FadL family transporter produces MRNNQVTMGLLFRTLSVVAIPILLPSAAHGAGFSLIEQSVSAMGNAYAGAAAGAEDATTVYFNPAGMVYLPQSQLVVGAHAIRPSGHFNNEGSVSALGRPGTGEGGDLGSWAVVPNFYYSHVVTPDIRIGIAVNAPFGLKTEYDKDWIGRFQAVKSELKTYNINPAVAFRVNDRLSLGLGVSVMYADAELTRAVNLVTSESTANISGDDWGYGFNLGAIYQPASDTRIGLTYRSRVVQHLEGTVKFGQALAANNGKISANLDLPESLSLSAVHHVNEQWELLGDISWTRWSQFNELRILNSNGTVLSLTPENWRNTMRYSIGVSYRYNPQWKLRAGLAYDEEAMNERDRTTRIPGNDRLWLTLGAGWAFSEKDRLDVGYAHLFLRDARIDDNQSSASAGFNGRITGSYDSDVNIVSVQWSRRF; encoded by the coding sequence ATGCGGAATAATCAGGTTACGATGGGTCTGCTGTTCAGGACACTTTCGGTGGTGGCGATTCCCATTCTCCTGCCCTCGGCGGCACATGGCGCAGGCTTTTCGCTGATTGAGCAAAGCGTGAGCGCCATGGGCAATGCCTATGCCGGCGCCGCCGCCGGTGCGGAGGATGCCACCACGGTGTATTTCAATCCGGCCGGGATGGTCTATCTGCCGCAATCGCAACTGGTGGTGGGGGCGCATGCCATTCGCCCATCGGGCCATTTCAACAACGAGGGCTCGGTGAGTGCCTTGGGCCGGCCCGGGACTGGGGAAGGCGGTGACCTCGGCAGCTGGGCGGTAGTACCCAATTTTTATTACTCGCATGTGGTCACGCCGGACATACGGATTGGTATTGCCGTGAACGCACCTTTTGGCCTCAAAACGGAATATGACAAGGACTGGATAGGCCGCTTTCAGGCCGTGAAGTCGGAACTCAAAACATACAACATCAACCCCGCCGTGGCATTTCGGGTCAATGATCGCTTGTCACTGGGCTTGGGTGTATCGGTGATGTATGCCGATGCCGAGCTGACGCGCGCGGTCAACCTGGTCACGAGTGAGAGCACGGCCAATATTTCAGGCGATGACTGGGGCTATGGGTTTAACCTCGGCGCCATCTATCAGCCAGCCAGCGATACGCGCATTGGCCTTACTTACCGTTCGCGCGTAGTGCAGCATCTGGAGGGCACGGTGAAGTTCGGACAGGCGCTGGCGGCCAATAACGGCAAGATCAGCGCCAATCTGGATTTGCCTGAATCCCTGTCCTTGAGCGCTGTTCATCATGTGAATGAACAATGGGAGCTGCTGGGTGATATCAGCTGGACGCGCTGGAGCCAGTTCAATGAATTGCGGATTCTCAATAGCAACGGCACTGTGCTTAGCCTGACCCCGGAAAACTGGCGCAACACCATGCGCTATTCGATCGGTGTCAGCTATCGGTATAACCCGCAATGGAAGCTGCGTGCCGGTCTGGCTTACGATGAAGAAGCCATGAACGAGCGTGATCGCACCACGCGCATTCCGGGCAATGACCGGCTTTGGCTCACCCTGGGCGCAGGCTGGGCCTTTTCAGAAAAGGACCGTCTTGATGTGGGCTATGCCCATTTGTTTTTAAGGGATGCGCGTATAGATGACAACCAGAGTAGTGCATCTGCCGGCTTTAATGGCCGTATTACCGGAAGTTATGACAGCGACGTCAATATTGTTTCCGTACAGTGGAGCAGGCGGTTTTAA
- the cfa gene encoding cyclopropane fatty acyl phospholipid synthase, giving the protein MVVHKLTETTPFFHQPSRPQPEPPRVISDLLADVGLSINGNQPWDIQIYDEKVYRMILYKGSLGFGVAYMEGLWEAEQLDETFHRLLSADLDRKLKGWARVRLLTEAVRHRIFNLQSQERAFTVAHKHYDIGNDVFEAMLDSTMSYSCAYWEHADNLEQAQQHKLDMICRKLALKPGEHLLEIGCGWGGLARYAAEHYGVNVTGITVSKEQQALAQQRCAHLPVEIRLMDYRDLRGQYDKIVSVGMFEHVGPKNYSVYFQQAHDLLKQDGLFLLHTIGNYVTAPNTDAWIDNYIFPNGKIPSANEISHAIEDKFILEDWHNFGQDYDRTLMSWWQNFNEAWPTLSEQYGERFYRMWRYYLMCCAGYFRSRQGQLWQLVLSKREKRQVYRSVR; this is encoded by the coding sequence ATGGTTGTGCACAAGCTAACAGAAACCACGCCGTTTTTTCATCAACCATCGCGGCCGCAACCTGAGCCGCCGCGGGTGATCAGCGACCTTCTGGCCGATGTCGGGCTTTCCATCAATGGCAACCAGCCATGGGATATCCAGATCTACGATGAAAAAGTCTACCGGATGATTCTGTACAAAGGCTCGCTGGGATTTGGCGTGGCCTATATGGAAGGCTTGTGGGAAGCAGAACAGCTGGATGAAACCTTTCATCGCCTGCTGAGCGCGGATCTGGATCGCAAGTTGAAAGGCTGGGCTCGTGTTCGCTTATTGACGGAAGCCGTGCGCCATCGCATCTTCAATTTGCAGTCGCAAGAGCGCGCATTTACCGTGGCCCACAAACATTATGACATCGGCAACGATGTATTCGAGGCCATGCTCGACTCCACCATGAGCTACTCCTGTGCCTATTGGGAGCACGCCGACAATCTGGAACAAGCCCAGCAGCACAAGCTCGACATGATCTGCCGCAAGCTGGCGCTAAAGCCAGGTGAGCATCTGCTGGAAATCGGCTGCGGCTGGGGCGGCCTCGCGCGCTATGCGGCGGAGCATTATGGCGTGAATGTCACCGGCATTACTGTTTCCAAAGAACAACAAGCATTGGCCCAGCAACGTTGCGCGCACTTACCCGTTGAGATCAGGCTCATGGATTATCGTGATCTGCGCGGGCAGTACGACAAAATTGTGTCCGTTGGCATGTTTGAGCATGTGGGGCCCAAGAACTATTCAGTCTACTTTCAGCAAGCGCACGACCTGCTCAAGCAGGATGGGTTATTCCTGCTGCATACCATAGGCAATTATGTGACGGCGCCCAACACCGATGCATGGATAGACAATTACATCTTTCCCAATGGCAAGATTCCGTCGGCTAACGAAATCTCGCACGCCATTGAAGACAAATTCATCCTCGAAGACTGGCACAACTTCGGACAGGATTACGACCGCACGCTCATGAGTTGGTGGCAGAACTTCAACGAGGCCTGGCCTACGCTTTCAGAGCAATATGGCGAGCGCTTTTATCGCATGTGGCGCTATTACCTGATGTGTTGCGCGGGCTACTTCCGCTCGCGGCAAGGCCAGCTATGGCAGCTGGTATTGAGCAAACGTGAAAAGAGGCAGGTTTATCGCTCTGTCCGCTAG